The DNA region AGGGTGCTTATTTGCTTTTTTAATTTAAATTAACATACAATCTACTTATATAAATTAAATGTAAAAAGGAAGTGCATGATATGAAAACAATCTTTTTAGCTCTTATTCATTTCTATCGAAAATTTATCTCTCCTTTAAAACCACCAACATGTCGGTTTTATCCTACGTGTTCACAATATGGCCTTGAGGCAATTCAACGTCATGGTGCATTTAAAGGGGGATGGTTAACTGTTAAACGGATTATGAAGTGCCACCCATTCCATCCAGGTGGCATTGATCATGTACCCGAAAAGAATGGACGTCATTAATATTTTTTTAAACTATATTTTTAAATTCTAGAACAAGTTTCTTCATATAACAGCAAATTTTTAAACTTGGATATGTGTGAGTATCTTACATATAACGAAAATGTTAAGTAATGTTAGTTTTATAATCTTTAAATCTCCCCCAATTCTCAACACCTTGATATTCAGGATAAACGGATTGAAAGAAAATGCATATCGAATGTTCATCTAATTGTGGATACAACTCAAATATATGACGATCACCATAACGTATCGCTTTCAATGCTAGAGGAAGCTCTCTTTTGAAAATCTCATATCTCATTTTAGACACTTCTTTATCGAATTCGCCATTTGATACATAAACATTTGCGTGAAAAGATAAACATTCTTTCGTAGTATACCAATGCCCTAACACTTCATCACGCATGTTTACATTAATTTTGTCCACTTGATAAGAAGGCCCAACATCTAGAAACAATTCCCCCGTAAGATCTGAATGTGTTAATGTATAATATCGTGGAAAAATTGGCATAGTTTCAGTGACACCATTAAAGAATGTTACACTTAACTTATTTGGATCAAAAGTTGTCATATATGTCATCCTTTCTAAGGAGTCATTTGAGTTATAATATTCATAGCGCATTACATGTGCTATTGCTTATTGATGAAGGAATTGACTATAAACACATTTAATCTTCAAGTAAAGATAGATTGCAGATGTGAAAGGAGTTTAATAATGAAATTAGAGATCAGTTCAGAGGCTGTGGAATGGTATAAAGATGAAATGGAACTCGATAAAGGTGATACGGTACGCTTTTTTGTTCGTTATGGGGGCAACAGTACCATTCAGAAAGGATTCTCATTAGGTGTTATGACCGAAGAACCAATTGAACCTTTTACCGATATTGAAGTTGACGGCATTACATTTTATATAGAAGAAAAAGATGCATGGTATTTTGATGAGTACGACCTCAATGTTCAATATAATAATGTTTATGACGAGGTTGAATTTGATTATAAAGAATCGTAAGCCTTAAATAAACGAATAAGATTCTCTTAACCTGAATAATAGACATTATTCAGGTTTTTTTATTTCTATATGATAACGCTAATTATAAATAACTGACCAATACTACAATAAGACTCTTGATTATATTCACCTTACGTCCTACATATTAAAATGCTAGTACAAGTATTCCTAAATAAATCTACTTATTATAACCAATCTTAAATGTTACAAACTTGTAACAAGAATTGTTACTAGCTTGTAAATTGTTTGTTATTAATATTCTATTTATAAAAACTGTCAATATCGTTTTCTATGTAATTTATTAATCTATTGGATGATTATAGAATCACTAATTTGCGTGTATCCAACTGGAAAAAAACAACAAACAGTAATCTATCAACATTTAAAGCCCTTACAAATAATTTATATTACAATAATAAAAAATCAATGGAAAATTCGTCCTCCTATGTTACAAAAAACGCATGATATATTTGATGTGCGGGATAAAACAAAAAAAATAGCAAAACACAGGAGGAGTAAACATTATGAAAAAAGGATTACTTTTAACTACAGCTACTGCTTTTACATTATTAGTATCAGCTCCAGGAATGAGTTCTGCTGCAAGCAACGGACTATCACCTGAACAAATTGAGAAAATCAAAATTAATTGTGAGGTCCCACAAGGTTCAATAAATGCAATGCTGCCTGAAGCGGTTGACCATATTAATAAAAAATATAACCTTAACATCAATCCTGAAAACCTTAATATAAATTATGCTTCTAAAGCACCTGCGAAACAAGAAGCTCAGGCAACTCAACCAAATACACCTAGTCAACCTGCTGAGGCACAAACTCCAGCTGAATCTACTAAACAAGAAAAAACAGAAGAAACTTCATCTGCATTAAGTCAGTTTGAAAAAGAAGTAGTAGATTTAACAAATGCAGAACGTGCTAAAAATGGTTTAGCAGCTCTTGAAATTGATGAAGAATTAAGCAAAGTAGCTCGTGCTAAATCTGCTGACATGCAATCAAATAAATACTTTGACCATAATAGCCCAACTTACGGTTCACCATTTGATATGATGAAACAGTTTGGTATCTCATACAAAACTGCTGGAGAAAATATCGCTTATGGACAAAAAACTCCACAAGAAGTTGTAAATGCTTGGATGAATAGTGAGGGTCACCGTAAAAATATCCTTAATGGACAGTTCACTCACATCGGTGTTGGATTTGTTGAACAAGGTAACTACTGGACTCAAATGTTTATCGGTAAATAATATCTATCTATCTATTAATCAATCAAATTAATCATTTTTTCTTTGAGCCACCATTTCTTGGTGGCTCTTTTTTATATGAACTACTTGCTTCATCAATAGCCAAGACGAAGAGTAGAGTGAAAGGTTTTAAAATGTTAAAAATCTTAATCTATTTTCGAAATAAGAGAAATATAGCTAATTAACTACATGAAAAATTGTCAATAATTAGATGAATACTATATATCATCGTAAAAGTATCCTTAATGGATAATTCATTCATATTGGTGATGATTTCGTTATACAAGGTTACTATTGGACTCAAATGTTTATCGGTAAATTATATCTATTAATCAAATTATCATTTTTTGTTTGAGCCACCATTCTTTGGTGGCTTATTTCTATAATAACTACTCGCTTCATCATTAGTTTAGACGAAGAGTAGAGTGAAAAGGTTTTAAAAATATTAAAATTCTTGTTCTATATACGTTAAATAAGTATTCAAAATTAGGTTATTATAAGATTATTAATTATAGTTTAAATAAATTCATTATACTTGAGAAAAATTCTATAATTAGCTAAGTCATGTGTTTCTGATACAATGAACATTGTATACTTATCAAAATGATAGACTACTTCCCAACCTTCCTCTTCTTCTTTTTTAAAGTCTGGTTCACCTAACTGCTGAATTATTTCTTCTGGTGTTGACGTTAATTGATACTCACTATATTCGATTCCTCTAATGATACGATCATCAGTTAAGTCATCATCAGCAAAGAAATATACACATTTACCATAAGTAAGACCGTTTCCGCCTTCCCAATATATGCTTTCATCTGGTGTCCCAAGTTGATTTTCAATATCCTTTTGTGAAATTGATGGCAATAGTTGTATTTCACATTGATTTAATATCCCTTTTTTTGCATTTTCTATATATTGTTCGTTGATTAACATATCCTCATTAACAGATTGTACTTCCTTAATACCTTTGTCTTCCTTGTAGTATTTTAATTTAACTATTTGATTTTTCCCCTCTGTTTGTTGAGCAGTTTTCTTTGCTACAAGTGCTTGACTAGGTTCTATCTCTATAAAACTAATGAGAATTAATATAGAAAGTAATATCATAAGCAAACGTTTCATATTCTGACTCCTTTAATACTTTATAAATATTTAATTCCCTGTATTTCAATGTTAACTTACCTATGAATTATTTACATTCACCCCTTTCCTGTTGATTTAAAACTAATTATACGTGTGAATTCTTAAAATAAAGTTAAGATAATAATAAAGAATTTCTTAAGATTCTCTTATTACTACTTCACTATTAAGAAACCACTAGCGTTGTTTTTGTGACAGCATATTGTATAAAATATTGATTTTCATTTTTTAAAACATTTTATTATGTAGTTTTTTGTGGAGTTGGATACAAGTTCTCTAATTGCTCTATTCTCTTCGTTTAATTCGTAAACTGATTACACTTTTTAAGTCTTCTTAATAGTTAAGCATATAAATAACCCTGCTAATAAACTTAGCAGGGTTATTTAACATATATTAAATGTGAATCACAGTAGCAATCAGAAGAACCAAAGCCCTTCGCTATTACTGTGCCATTTCTAACTTTCAGAAGCTTTTCATATAAACCACATTCACTAAGTGTACGATCGAATGTTTGAACTTCTATAATCTCTCCATATGGACGAAGATAATCAAAGTGCCATCGAAGTGGTTTTTCTATTTTCAGATGTCGATTTATACGTGCTTCTATATTTCTTTTTGCACTTCCAACGTAAATATAAGTTCCAATAGGGAAGTTGAACGTACCTAATTTTCCGATAGTTATTGAATGTTCTTCATTTAATTTCAAATATATGGCATACAATGAGTGATCAGAATTAATAATCACTTTCATCTAACCTTTTGACCAAATTAAAATGTTTAATTTGGTCAAATTGCTCCTCATTTTGTAAGATGGAAAGTTGTCGTTCTCCAAACAAATCAAAATGCGGATAATCCTCACGCCAATCAATCCATTCTCGCTTCAGACCATATTGCTTTCCCCACTCAGCTAGTTTGTCAACATTGACACAGCCTACCTTTGTTACTGTATTACATCCTGGAAAACGATCATCAAGCCAATAATGAGTTAAAAATGCAATTTCCCCATTACTGACTTTAGTTTTCCACCTTTTTAGCTCTTTTCGAGAAATACCAAATGCCATCGTTTTTCACCTTATTCAGGCTTTTTTTTCACCCTTTCATACATCTCATGCCATTCTGGATAAGCCGTTTTTATTCGTAGCGGACGGAAAGTATCTTTATTAGCGAGTACATGTTCAGATTGACCCGTTACAGCAACTTCTCCTGCATCGTTAAGTACTTCATAGCCATATACAATCCTTATTCCATTATACTTTTCTACCCATGTTCTTACCGTTACTTGCTCACCATAAAAAATAGATTTTTTATAAGATGCTCGTACATCTAATACTGGTGATATAATTCCTTCTTGCTCAATCTTAGCATAGTTGAAACCAAGATCACGAATTAAATCTGTACGACCTACTTCCATCCAAATAATATAATTAGCGTGATAGACAACACCCATTTGGTCTGTCTCCGCATATCGAACTTGTATTTTTGACTCTGACACATGCATAGTTTAATCCCTCTCCCTATCCTCAATCGCTGCTCTGAAATCACATAGCTTCAAATGAGACAATTGCTCATCATTTTCTTCTATCATTATACGATATGCTTGCTTTTGAATTGTCTCATCCACTAGATTCGTCACAAATCTTCCATTTCCTTCAATGGATTGCGTTTGATAATAGAGAGTAAGTTCATTCTTTGTTTCTTCATCTAACTTATAGCTATAAGATTCAGCATATGACGTAGTTAATGCTGTTAGTTCTTCAGGCAAGTAATCTGGAAAATCAAAGAATTTCTTAAAGCGTGATGCAAGCCCCGGATTAAATTCTAATAGTTCTTTCATTAATTTTGGATAACCAGCTAAGATTACTACGAGGTTATTTTCATGCTTTGTCATCTCTTCTACTAACGTATCAATAGCTTCTTTTCCAAAATCATTTTGAGACATAGACATGAGTGAATATGCTTCATCAATGAATAATACTCCCCCTAGAGCCTCACGAATTTTCTTTTTAGTTTTTAAAGCTGTTTGGCCGATATAGCCTGCTACTAAATCTGCTCTACTTGCGGTTACAACATGCCCACGTTTTAATAGTCCGCTATCTTTTAATATGTGAGAGAAGATTTCTGCTACAGTTGTTTTTCCTGTCCCTGGATTACCTGAAAAGACAGAGTGTAAGTGGATAGGTACTGTCTTCAGTCCACTTTCCCTTCTTCGTTGTTGAAGTTTAACGAATGCGGTTAATGTTTTTACTTCTTTTTTTATAACATCTAATCCTACTAGACGTTCTAAACGTTCATATGATGTACTTGTATGATCAGATGATTCTTTAAGTTCAACATCCTCTTTGTCAATTATCGTGAAATCGATGACATCTAACACTTGTTTTTCTGCTAACTTTGCGCCCTTTTGAAAGACTGCATCCATCAAAATGTTTTTAACTGTTCGAGCATTCCCAAATGATTCATCTATACGTTCCTTATCAATTCTATGTTCAATTTCTAATAATGCTTCTTCTGTTAATACAAAATCATTTTCTAGTCCTGTCTTTGTAGCAATTTGGATTAATTCTTCAGTAGAATAGTCATCTAAATGAAAATGATTACTTTCTGGGAAACGGCTTCTTAGACCAGGGTTTGACCATAGAAACTGACGCATTTCTTCCGGATAACCAGCTAAAATAACAGCAAATGTACCTGCATATTCTCCGCTTGTCATTGCTGAAACTAATGTATCAATAGCTGTTTGGCCATAATCGTTTCCTGATTGACCATCCCTACGTAAACTATAAGCTTCATCAATGAATAATACGCCACCTTGAGCTTGTTTTACGATATTCATCACATTCTCTTCAGTTTGACCAACATATGAACCTACCAAATGTGAACGATCAACTTCAGTTATCTCTGAGCGTTCAAATATCCCTAGTTCGTGATAGATCTTTGCAAATAGTCGTGCCAAAGTAGTCTTACCCGTTCCTGGATTACCAGTTAGTATCATATGAAGCTGTAATTCATCTTTAAACTGATAACCTTCCGACTTACGAAGCTGTTGATACTGCAGAAAATGATAGAGCTTGCGGACTTTCTCCTTAATTTCATTAAGACCAATCATATTCTCTAATTCTGTTAAACAAGATTGTTTTGTATCAGTTTCTGATTGATCAAATTGTTCAATCCATTTTCTTTTTAGTTCTTCAACTTCAGAAATCGCTTCTTTCATTCCTGTTACATAGTTTGAAGAATGAAAATTGCCTGCTAACGAATTAATAAAGTTAGTTGAGTATTGTACTAAGCTTGCTAGTGATTTTTCTAATTGGATTAACATCCCATGTAATTTTGAATATGTTTCTTCTAAATCTTTATTATCAACAAGACGTGCTGCTCTTAAACCTGTTTGAAAAAGCTGATAATGTTGTTCAATTTCATCTAGGAAGCTGTCACTTGTTTGAATATATTGCTGAGCAACTGTACGCTTTCCTTGACGGTTATCTGTTTCACGAATTAATGGAAACATTAATTCATTCAATAAATTCATTGATTTTTCAAGCTGTATGTTTGCTATTATTTCTCCAGCCAATTTCTCTTCTTCATTATAATGTAGAGCAGTTTCTGCCCATTTCTCTGACAACTGATCAATTTTACCTAGTCGTTTCATTCTGATATTAGAAAGTAATCCTAACAAAGATGCTTTCAAGCTAAAATATTGCGTATGTGTCTGATACTGTTCTAGTATTTTTAGCAACTTTAGACCATCTGTTTCACTATATAAATCAATTGTTGTTGCCCATTCTGTTATTATTTCTTCAATCTGTTCTATTGATAACGCACTTGTAAGTTGCACAGTTTCACCAACCTTCAAAAACATCTTACCATATTGTTGAGAGTAGATTAAAATATTTATTACTAGTTATTATGTTATAAAATAAATACGGTAAGTGAAATTTTAATGAAACCAATAAAAAAACCGGCTTATAAGGCCGGTTTAGAATTCCCCATTTTCTCTTGCATTTGCTTCATCTTGAATTTCTTCACGCATAGCAGCAATACTTTCTTCTCGTCTTTTATTTTTTGCTTCAATTTGAGCACGCTCTTCACCAGAAGAAAATTGCATCGTTTCGTGAGATTCTTCAATGTTTTCGATTGTATTTTGTACTGCATCTTGTAACTTTTCTACATTATCACTACGATCATCAGGATTGGGACGATTGTTCACTATTATCACTCCTTCATCATTTTCAAAACTTAGGATGTCTTAAACGAAAGCTTTTATTCCCCTTTTGTTTGAATAACAGTCGGAGTGTCACCTGTTTTGTTTTGACGTTTCTTTCCGTTATTTACCGTTGACTCACGAGGTTGTGTTCCGGGATGTCTTGGTACAAAATCTTTTGGATTACGTTTAGGATTACCCATTTATTCACCTTCTTTTCAAAAGTGTACATAGGTAGTATCTACAACGTACTAGTTATTATTCATGTAATGCAATACCAGATTGTTTTTGAGCACGCCTTTCCATTCGTTCTTCAATTTTCTCCAATGCTTGTCGATCGTTTAATAACTCTTGTTTATTTTCTGCTATTAATTGTTGTAAAGTACGTTTCTTATGTTTTCTCATCATATACATCCTTCCTTTATCTTTCTTTTCAATATGCCCTAAAAGTTTAGATAGTAAACAATTTTCAGATATTTTTTAGCGTTACTCTTCATTTTTTTACAAACTTATATACATTTGCAATTGTTCCGATAGAACATACTATATTGTCAAGTTACCAAGAGTGGTAAAATTTTTTCAACTTCCCTTTAACATTAATTGAACTTATCATGACACACATCGCAGTTTTCATTAGAGCTATGCACACATTGTTCTTTACTTCT from Bacillus solimangrovi includes:
- a CDS encoding HesB/YadR/YfhF family protein; amino-acid sequence: MKLEISSEAVEWYKDEMELDKGDTVRFFVRYGGNSTIQKGFSLGVMTEEPIEPFTDIEVDGITFYIEEKDAWYFDEYDLNVQYNNVYDEVEFDYKES
- a CDS encoding GIY-YIG nuclease family protein; its protein translation is MKVIINSDHSLYAIYLKLNEEHSITIGKLGTFNFPIGTYIYVGSAKRNIEARINRHLKIEKPLRWHFDYLRPYGEIIEVQTFDRTLSECGLYEKLLKVRNGTVIAKGFGSSDCYCDSHLIYVK
- a CDS encoding staygreen family protein translates to MTTFDPNKLSVTFFNGVTETMPIFPRYYTLTHSDLTGELFLDVGPSYQVDKINVNMRDEVLGHWYTTKECLSFHANVYVSNGEFDKEVSKMRYEIFKRELPLALKAIRYGDRHIFELYPQLDEHSICIFFQSVYPEYQGVENWGRFKDYKTNIT
- a CDS encoding AAA family ATPase; amino-acid sequence: MFLKVGETVQLTSALSIEQIEEIITEWATTIDLYSETDGLKLLKILEQYQTHTQYFSLKASLLGLLSNIRMKRLGKIDQLSEKWAETALHYNEEEKLAGEIIANIQLEKSMNLLNELMFPLIRETDNRQGKRTVAQQYIQTSDSFLDEIEQHYQLFQTGLRAARLVDNKDLEETYSKLHGMLIQLEKSLASLVQYSTNFINSLAGNFHSSNYVTGMKEAISEVEELKRKWIEQFDQSETDTKQSCLTELENMIGLNEIKEKVRKLYHFLQYQQLRKSEGYQFKDELQLHMILTGNPGTGKTTLARLFAKIYHELGIFERSEITEVDRSHLVGSYVGQTEENVMNIVKQAQGGVLFIDEAYSLRRDGQSGNDYGQTAIDTLVSAMTSGEYAGTFAVILAGYPEEMRQFLWSNPGLRSRFPESNHFHLDDYSTEELIQIATKTGLENDFVLTEEALLEIEHRIDKERIDESFGNARTVKNILMDAVFQKGAKLAEKQVLDVIDFTIIDKEDVELKESSDHTSTSYERLERLVGLDVIKKEVKTLTAFVKLQQRRRESGLKTVPIHLHSVFSGNPGTGKTTVAEIFSHILKDSGLLKRGHVVTASRADLVAGYIGQTALKTKKKIREALGGVLFIDEAYSLMSMSQNDFGKEAIDTLVEEMTKHENNLVVILAGYPKLMKELLEFNPGLASRFKKFFDFPDYLPEELTALTTSYAESYSYKLDEETKNELTLYYQTQSIEGNGRFVTNLVDETIQKQAYRIMIEENDEQLSHLKLCDFRAAIEDRERD
- a CDS encoding CAP domain-containing protein gives rise to the protein MKKGLLLTTATAFTLLVSAPGMSSAASNGLSPEQIEKIKINCEVPQGSINAMLPEAVDHINKKYNLNINPENLNINYASKAPAKQEAQATQPNTPSQPAEAQTPAESTKQEKTEETSSALSQFEKEVVDLTNAERAKNGLAALEIDEELSKVARAKSADMQSNKYFDHNSPTYGSPFDMMKQFGISYKTAGENIAYGQKTPQEVVNAWMNSEGHRKNILNGQFTHIGVGFVEQGNYWTQMFIGK
- the yidD gene encoding membrane protein insertion efficiency factor YidD, which produces MKTIFLALIHFYRKFISPLKPPTCRFYPTCSQYGLEAIQRHGAFKGGWLTVKRIMKCHPFHPGGIDHVPEKNGRH
- a CDS encoding FbpB family small basic protein, which translates into the protein MRKHKKRTLQQLIAENKQELLNDRQALEKIEERMERRAQKQSGIALHE
- a CDS encoding DUF4309 domain-containing protein — encoded protein: MKRLLMILLSILILISFIEIEPSQALVAKKTAQQTEGKNQIVKLKYYKEDKGIKEVQSVNEDMLINEQYIENAKKGILNQCEIQLLPSISQKDIENQLGTPDESIYWEGGNGLTYGKCVYFFADDDLTDDRIIRGIEYSEYQLTSTPEEIIQQLGEPDFKKEEEEGWEVVYHFDKYTMFIVSETHDLANYRIFLKYNEFI
- a CDS encoding acid-soluble spore protein N, whose amino-acid sequence is MGNPKRNPKDFVPRHPGTQPRESTVNNGKKRQNKTGDTPTVIQTKGE
- the tlp gene encoding small acid-soluble spore protein Tlp; translation: MVNNRPNPDDRSDNVEKLQDAVQNTIENIEESHETMQFSSGEERAQIEAKNKRREESIAAMREEIQDEANARENGEF
- a CDS encoding acyl-CoA thioesterase; translated protein: MHVSESKIQVRYAETDQMGVVYHANYIIWMEVGRTDLIRDLGFNYAKIEQEGIISPVLDVRASYKKSIFYGEQVTVRTWVEKYNGIRIVYGYEVLNDAGEVAVTGQSEHVLANKDTFRPLRIKTAYPEWHEMYERVKKKPE